The following coding sequences are from one Granulicella sp. L56 window:
- a CDS encoding cytochrome c biogenesis protein DipZ, whose amino-acid sequence MVLLVLAYLGGVLTIVSPCILPVLPFVFARADRPFRRSGLPLLAGMALTFAGVASIAVLGGSWVVRANQYGRIAALIILALFGLTLLSSSLAERLARPLVRLGNRLTQSSSTDAGSGALQSFLLGIATGLLWAPCAGPILGLVLTGAAIQGASAHTSLLLFAYAAGAATSLAVALLAGGRVFAAMKRSLGAEVWIRRVLGVAVLIGVAAVAFGVDRGVLTRLSLASTSGIEQKLIDDLHPQRPGQPTTATATSPDAAGGQRLPDLSGATAWINSPPLNRDQLKGKVVLIDFWTYSCINCLRTLPYVNAWAQKYKDSGLVVIGVHTPEFPFEKDLGNVQKAMRELGITYPVALDNNYKIWNGFSNEYWPAHYFIDATGKIRFHHFGEGGYDESEKWIQDLLKERNGQQSLPQGIVAVSATGAEAAPDTEAIASPETYLGYERAQHFASAGGLNQDDAQLYTAPKHLQLNQWALSGNWTDHGQIAVLNSTPGKILFRFQARDLHLVLGPTADGKPVRFRIKIDGRAPGENHGIDADEQGNGVVKEDRLYQLVRQKGSIADHTFEIEFLDPGVQAFAFTFG is encoded by the coding sequence ATGGTCTTGCTCGTTCTGGCGTATCTGGGCGGTGTTCTCACGATTGTCAGCCCCTGCATTCTGCCGGTGCTTCCTTTCGTCTTCGCGCGCGCCGACAGGCCGTTTCGCAGGAGCGGCCTTCCCTTGCTCGCGGGCATGGCGCTGACCTTCGCCGGAGTCGCCAGCATCGCCGTTCTCGGTGGAAGCTGGGTGGTTCGCGCCAACCAGTATGGCCGCATCGCGGCGCTGATCATTCTCGCGCTCTTTGGACTTACGCTTCTCTCTTCGTCTCTTGCGGAACGGCTCGCGCGCCCTCTGGTGCGGTTGGGCAACCGGCTCACGCAGTCTTCGTCGACCGATGCTGGCTCTGGCGCGCTGCAATCCTTTCTTCTCGGCATCGCTACCGGACTTCTCTGGGCGCCCTGCGCCGGACCGATTCTAGGTCTTGTCTTGACTGGCGCAGCCATTCAGGGAGCCAGCGCGCACACCTCGTTGCTGTTGTTCGCCTATGCCGCTGGAGCGGCGACCTCGCTTGCCGTGGCTCTGCTTGCAGGCGGACGCGTCTTTGCCGCCATGAAGCGCTCTCTTGGCGCGGAGGTCTGGATACGGCGAGTGCTGGGGGTCGCGGTTCTGATCGGCGTAGCTGCTGTTGCCTTTGGCGTGGATCGCGGCGTGTTGACTCGCCTCTCGCTCGCCAGCACCTCGGGCATCGAGCAGAAGCTTATCGATGATCTTCATCCGCAGCGGCCGGGTCAGCCGACGACAGCGACGGCCACATCGCCCGATGCTGCCGGTGGACAGAGGCTGCCCGACCTCTCCGGCGCGACCGCGTGGATCAACTCGCCTCCGCTCAATCGCGATCAGCTCAAGGGAAAAGTTGTACTGATCGACTTCTGGACTTACTCCTGCATCAACTGCCTGCGCACGCTGCCCTACGTTAACGCGTGGGCGCAGAAGTATAAGGACAGCGGCCTCGTCGTGATCGGCGTGCATACACCAGAGTTTCCCTTTGAGAAGGATCTGGGTAACGTGCAGAAGGCCATGCGCGAACTCGGCATCACCTATCCGGTCGCGCTCGACAACAACTATAAGATCTGGAACGGATTCAGCAACGAGTACTGGCCCGCGCATTACTTCATCGATGCAACAGGAAAGATACGCTTCCACCATTTTGGCGAGGGAGGCTATGACGAGTCCGAGAAGTGGATTCAGGATTTGTTGAAGGAGCGCAATGGTCAGCAGTCTCTGCCGCAGGGCATCGTCGCGGTAAGCGCAACCGGAGCCGAGGCCGCGCCAGACACCGAGGCGATAGCCTCTCCCGAGACCTATCTCGGCTACGAAAGAGCGCAGCACTTTGCCTCAGCGGGCGGCCTCAATCAGGACGACGCTCAACTCTATACCGCACCGAAGCATCTACAACTCAACCAATGGGCGCTCTCCGGCAATTGGACAGATCATGGACAGATCGCCGTCCTGAACTCGACGCCGGGAAAGATCCTGTTCCGCTTCCAAGCTCGCGATCTGCACCTCGTCCTTGGCCCCACCGCCGACGGCAAGCCGGTTCGCTTCCGTATCAAGATCGACGGACGAGCACCGGGCGAGAACCATGGAATCGATGCCGACGAGCAGGGAAATGGTGTGGTGAAAGAAGATCGTCTCTATCAACTCGTCCGGCAAAAAGGCTCGATTGCAGACCATACCTTCGAGATCGAGTTTCTTGACCCCGGCGTGCAGGCGTTCGCCTTCACCTTCGGCTGA
- a CDS encoding alpha-amylase family glycosyl hydrolase — protein MKMLVAAVLALLVLSMHPFARAEEPSQQSSQAPVMTKIDPPNWWAAMPKPMLLVRGEHLEGAQFHVSDNALRIQQIYISKNGHWAELWLSASPAKPETISVVARNIAGSSTLPFTFAARRETRDGFAGFSSKDVMYLIMTDRFADGDLSNNGDVDRAKTRGWHGGDLRGITQHLDYLQKLGVTTVWITPVYQNHEDGSYHGYGATDMYAVDEHYGSLADLKTLATALHQRGMKLVLDTVPNHVGPAHPWVNDPPEPGWFHGTKQHHRLAQGDFKPLTDPHAPWSTQRDVTEGWFANILPDLNQEDPAVAQYLTQNAVWWIEEAGIDGLRIDTFPYVGRAFWHGYDAQLHALYPRLTTVGEVFNPDPTITSAFAGGVTRNGVDTGLDTPFDFPSYFALRDVFLQDAPMSKLADVWRLDALYPHPERLVPFLGNHDTTRFMSEPGATPAKLKLAFTVLLTMRGMPEIYSGDEIAMTGGADPDNRHDFPGGFADSTQPSAFDAATRTAAQKEMHDWVKGLLDLRHSHTVLQTGEEQVLRADTNLLIYVRGDQLQQGCAAKNSGERVLVVVNKADQPQTITLPEALTALEQCSVKEPLRGTGASFKVERGAERGIEGDTVRIVIPANASAIASFD, from the coding sequence ATGAAGATGCTGGTCGCTGCCGTTCTTGCGCTTCTAGTCCTGTCAATGCACCCCTTCGCGCGTGCGGAAGAGCCGTCGCAGCAAAGCTCACAAGCGCCTGTTATGACGAAGATCGATCCGCCAAACTGGTGGGCCGCGATGCCGAAGCCCATGCTGCTGGTGCGCGGAGAGCATCTCGAAGGCGCGCAGTTTCATGTGAGCGACAACGCTCTGCGGATTCAGCAAATTTATATTTCGAAGAACGGTCACTGGGCTGAACTGTGGCTGAGCGCATCGCCCGCGAAGCCGGAGACGATCTCCGTTGTAGCGCGAAACATCGCTGGCAGCTCGACGTTGCCCTTTACCTTTGCAGCACGGCGCGAGACGCGAGACGGCTTTGCAGGTTTCTCTTCGAAGGACGTGATGTATCTCATCATGACCGACCGCTTCGCCGACGGCGATCTCTCCAACAATGGAGACGTCGATCGCGCAAAGACGCGCGGCTGGCACGGTGGCGACCTGCGCGGCATCACGCAGCATCTCGACTACTTGCAGAAGCTCGGCGTCACCACGGTATGGATCACACCGGTCTATCAGAACCACGAAGACGGGAGCTATCACGGCTACGGCGCGACCGATATGTACGCCGTCGATGAGCACTACGGTTCTCTTGCAGACTTGAAGACGCTGGCCACCGCGTTGCACCAGCGCGGCATGAAGCTGGTGCTCGACACGGTTCCCAACCACGTCGGCCCCGCGCATCCATGGGTCAACGATCCGCCCGAGCCGGGCTGGTTTCACGGAACCAAGCAGCATCATCGCCTCGCACAGGGCGACTTCAAGCCGCTCACCGATCCCCATGCACCATGGAGCACGCAGCGCGATGTCACCGAGGGCTGGTTTGCCAACATCCTCCCCGACCTCAATCAGGAAGACCCCGCCGTAGCGCAGTACCTCACGCAGAATGCCGTCTGGTGGATCGAAGAGGCGGGCATCGATGGCCTGCGAATCGATACGTTTCCCTACGTGGGCCGCGCATTCTGGCACGGATACGACGCACAGCTTCACGCGCTCTATCCTCGTCTGACAACAGTGGGCGAGGTCTTCAATCCCGATCCCACTATCACCTCCGCCTTTGCTGGCGGAGTCACGCGCAACGGCGTCGATACCGGCCTCGACACCCCCTTCGACTTCCCCAGCTACTTCGCGCTGCGCGATGTCTTCCTGCAAGACGCGCCCATGTCGAAGCTCGCCGACGTGTGGCGGCTCGACGCGTTGTACCCGCATCCCGAGCGGCTGGTTCCATTTCTCGGCAACCATGACACCACGCGGTTTATGAGCGAGCCCGGAGCGACGCCCGCGAAGTTGAAGCTGGCGTTTACCGTGCTTCTCACCATGCGCGGCATGCCCGAGATCTACTCCGGCGACGAGATCGCCATGACCGGAGGAGCAGACCCCGACAACCGGCACGACTTCCCTGGCGGGTTTGCCGACAGCACGCAGCCCAGCGCCTTCGACGCTGCCACACGAACTGCCGCGCAGAAAGAGATGCATGACTGGGTAAAGGGTCTGCTCGACCTCCGCCACTCCCACACAGTTCTGCAAACGGGAGAGGAGCAGGTGCTGCGCGCAGACACGAATCTGCTGATCTACGTTCGCGGCGATCAATTGCAGCAGGGCTGCGCGGCGAAGAACTCCGGCGAGCGCGTCCTTGTGGTGGTGAACAAAGCGGACCAGCCCCAGACGATCACACTTCCCGAAGCTCTCACCGCGCTGGAGCAATGCAGCGTGAAAGAGCCTCTCCGCGGAACAGGCGCTTCGTTCAAGGTTGAACGAGGTGCCGAGCGAGGCATCGAAGGAGACACCGTCCGCATCGTTATCCCCGCCAATGCATCGGCTATCGCCTCCTTCGATTGA
- a CDS encoding TonB-dependent receptor, which translates to MKRIFNSSSMAGKLSKTLLAVGLIFGMASVMKAQTDTGRVEGTVTDQENAVIPAAVVTVTNTATGAVYKATSDPSGIFSIPVLPRGSYQASAAANGFAAQTVNFQLTVSQVQALNFRMAVGAATTTVEVSSAAPLVDTETSSTGMVVQGRQLSELPLNGRNFAQLALLSPGVTQGAYGSAASGVGGNSETFRNGETGGAALVVNGLRPQANNFILDGVDNNESLVNTINFFPPVEAMEEFRINTSVAPAEFGRAGGAVIQTSLKSGTNSIHGSVFDFIRNSVFDANPNYFSPTTPKSSFKRNQFGATLGLPILKDRLFLFGDYQGLRQDRPLGVATNTVPTAKMRTGDFSELLTQSTDFTTLPVNGPGYTACTGVTKVVGAIYDPTTCKQWNYNGQPNVIDPGRINKAGLAYLNAFPLPNANNNIENNYTNVQDDIRHFNDFDVRLDYTLSAKNLLFARYSYGQDEYDKTVSVAGVPSGFASGNNITHPRGMAAGYTHTFTANIVNDFRFGYSRPFFGYINPFEGVPFSQNLGIQNANRNALLGGGALIGGFNSEISYTGDGGPYEVPQKSFQYLDTLSWAHGRHNFRFGGSVMKREVDFFQGNDAKGFFDIGPGTGEFTGYEVTDLLAGFVNSYSISNSSSYFHTASYETGYFAQDDWKISSKLVLNLGVRYDLYTHPYETHNLQSNFDIASGQLLRAGVNGNSRSLVNTNFNNFAPRLGFAYDVGNNGRTVVRGGYGIFYFLDRGGVGNELSNNPEFNGTSTYNAQNGYRITFTGQNTANLPPASNCINDASVCDNNSLDATTALPEQIVNINEAAPTNANVISYPKNNPTSMIQEWNMQVEQQLDSNTVMDIAYVGTKSDHLANAINYTNNQLGTGAKFFQPQGLNVTLNADGSTAHYNGLQTRVNRRLQNGLQFTVAYTWSHAIDNSAGSPSETTTSNVFIDASGPRLDLNRGNSVNDQRHSFTASALYELPFGRGKMFGSKVNPALNYLIGGWQINPLVSLGTGTPIYLSVNAPSGSISPGNRPDLVGTPNVGQRINFAHGFQYINPAAFVAPPVNTAGVYYRPGTVEPYQFYGPGHKSLNVSAFKNFNVTERVLGQFRAEAFNLTNTPQFTSPDGNISDAPSSSGGFGVVNATRDFTEREVQFALRFTF; encoded by the coding sequence ATGAAGCGAATTTTCAATTCAAGCTCGATGGCAGGAAAGCTCTCGAAGACACTTCTGGCGGTTGGCCTGATATTTGGGATGGCCAGCGTGATGAAGGCGCAGACCGATACCGGCCGCGTCGAAGGTACCGTCACCGATCAGGAGAACGCCGTCATCCCCGCAGCCGTAGTGACGGTGACCAACACAGCAACCGGAGCGGTCTACAAGGCGACCTCTGACCCGTCGGGCATCTTCAGCATTCCCGTCCTCCCCCGCGGCAGCTACCAGGCTTCGGCTGCCGCCAATGGCTTCGCGGCCCAGACCGTGAACTTCCAGTTGACGGTCTCGCAGGTGCAGGCGCTCAACTTCAGGATGGCCGTCGGCGCGGCCACCACCACGGTCGAAGTCTCAAGCGCGGCCCCGCTGGTGGACACCGAGACCTCCTCGACCGGCATGGTCGTACAGGGACGCCAGCTCTCTGAACTGCCCCTGAACGGACGCAACTTCGCGCAGCTCGCCCTGCTCTCTCCTGGTGTCACCCAAGGAGCCTACGGTAGCGCGGCCAGCGGAGTCGGCGGCAACTCCGAGACCTTCCGCAACGGCGAGACCGGCGGCGCAGCACTCGTGGTCAACGGACTTCGCCCGCAGGCCAATAACTTCATCCTCGATGGCGTCGACAACAACGAGTCGCTGGTCAACACCATCAACTTCTTCCCGCCGGTCGAGGCGATGGAAGAGTTCCGCATCAACACCAGCGTGGCCCCGGCGGAGTTTGGCCGCGCGGGCGGCGCCGTCATCCAGACCTCGCTCAAGTCCGGCACCAACAGCATTCACGGCTCGGTGTTCGACTTCATCCGCAACAGCGTCTTCGACGCCAACCCCAACTACTTCTCACCCACCACGCCGAAGTCGTCCTTCAAGCGGAACCAGTTCGGCGCTACGCTGGGACTGCCTATTCTTAAGGACCGCCTCTTCCTCTTCGGCGACTATCAGGGCCTGCGGCAGGATCGTCCGCTGGGCGTCGCCACCAACACCGTACCCACGGCAAAGATGCGCACCGGCGACTTCTCCGAGCTGCTTACGCAGTCGACCGACTTCACCACGCTGCCGGTTAATGGACCCGGCTACACCGCCTGCACCGGAGTCACCAAGGTTGTCGGCGCGATCTACGACCCCACCACCTGCAAGCAGTGGAACTACAACGGCCAGCCCAACGTGATTGATCCGGGCCGCATCAACAAGGCCGGTCTCGCCTATCTCAATGCGTTTCCGCTGCCCAATGCGAACAACAACATCGAGAACAACTACACCAATGTGCAGGATGACATTCGCCACTTCAACGACTTCGACGTTCGCCTCGACTACACGCTGAGCGCGAAGAACCTTCTCTTCGCCCGCTACAGCTATGGCCAGGACGAGTATGACAAGACCGTCAGCGTGGCCGGCGTGCCTTCAGGCTTCGCGTCGGGAAATAACATCACCCATCCGCGTGGCATGGCCGCCGGTTACACCCACACCTTCACCGCCAACATCGTCAACGACTTCCGCTTCGGCTACTCGCGCCCCTTCTTCGGCTACATCAATCCGTTTGAAGGCGTGCCCTTCTCGCAAAACCTCGGCATCCAGAACGCGAACCGCAACGCGCTTCTCGGTGGCGGCGCTCTGATCGGCGGCTTCAACTCCGAGATCAGCTACACCGGCGACGGTGGCCCGTATGAAGTTCCGCAGAAGTCGTTTCAGTATCTCGACACGCTCTCGTGGGCGCATGGAAGACACAACTTCCGCTTTGGCGGCAGCGTCATGAAGCGCGAGGTCGACTTCTTCCAGGGCAACGACGCCAAGGGCTTCTTCGACATCGGCCCCGGCACCGGCGAGTTCACCGGCTACGAAGTGACCGATCTGCTCGCAGGATTTGTCAACTCGTATTCAATCTCGAACTCAAGCTCATACTTCCACACCGCCAGCTACGAGACCGGCTACTTCGCCCAGGACGACTGGAAGATCAGCAGCAAGCTTGTGCTGAACCTCGGCGTTCGCTACGACCTCTACACTCACCCGTACGAGACGCACAACCTGCAATCGAACTTTGACATAGCAAGCGGTCAGTTGCTGCGTGCCGGAGTCAACGGCAACTCGCGCAGCCTGGTCAACACCAACTTCAACAACTTCGCACCGCGTCTCGGCTTTGCCTATGACGTGGGCAACAACGGGCGCACGGTCGTTCGCGGCGGCTATGGCATCTTCTACTTCCTCGACCGCGGCGGCGTCGGCAACGAGCTGAGCAACAACCCCGAGTTCAACGGCACTTCCACCTATAACGCACAGAACGGCTATCGCATCACCTTCACCGGGCAGAACACCGCCAACCTGCCGCCTGCGTCCAACTGCATCAACGACGCGAGCGTCTGCGACAACAACAGCCTCGATGCCACCACGGCGCTGCCCGAGCAAATCGTCAACATCAACGAGGCCGCACCCACCAACGCCAATGTCATCTCCTATCCGAAGAACAATCCCACCTCCATGATTCAGGAGTGGAACATGCAGGTGGAGCAGCAGCTCGATTCCAACACAGTGATGGATATCGCCTACGTCGGCACCAAGTCGGACCATCTTGCCAACGCCATCAACTACACCAACAACCAGCTCGGTACCGGCGCGAAGTTCTTTCAGCCGCAGGGCTTGAACGTCACGCTGAACGCCGACGGCAGCACCGCCCACTACAACGGTCTGCAGACGCGAGTGAATCGCCGCCTGCAGAACGGCCTGCAGTTCACGGTCGCCTACACCTGGTCGCACGCCATCGATAACTCCGCGGGCAGCCCGTCGGAGACGACGACCTCGAACGTCTTCATCGACGCCAGCGGGCCGCGCCTCGACCTCAATCGCGGCAACTCCGTCAACGATCAGCGGCACTCCTTCACGGCGTCCGCGCTCTACGAGCTGCCGTTTGGCCGTGGCAAGATGTTCGGAAGCAAGGTCAACCCCGCGCTGAACTACCTCATCGGCGGATGGCAGATCAATCCGCTCGTGAGCCTCGGCACGGGTACGCCGATCTATCTAAGCGTCAACGCGCCCAGCGGATCGATCTCGCCGGGCAACCGTCCCGACCTCGTCGGTACGCCCAACGTTGGCCAGCGCATCAACTTTGCGCATGGCTTCCAGTACATCAACCCCGCAGCTTTTGTAGCGCCTCCTGTGAATACGGCAGGCGTCTACTACCGGCCAGGAACGGTGGAGCCGTACCAGTTCTACGGGCCCGGACACAAGTCGCTGAACGTCTCCGCGTTCAAGAACTTCAACGTGACCGAGCGCGTTCTGGGGCAGTTCCGTGCCGAGGCATTCAACCTGACCAATACGCCGCAGTTCACCAGTCCTGATGGCAACATCAGCGATGCGCCCAGCAGCAGCGGCGGCTTTGGCGTGGTGAACGCGACACGCGACTTCACCGAGCGCGAGGTGCAGTTTGCTCTGCGCTTCACCTTCTAA
- a CDS encoding winged helix-turn-helix domain-containing protein, with translation MVPSIESPSRVTFGLFEADLQTGELWKAGKRIKIQSQPFKVLSALLEHPGEVVSREDLQLRLWGKDTIVDFEHSLGTAINKIREALGDAAENPRFIETLARRGYRFIAPVSYSAAVTALANPAVLAPSTSVELQGVSFATPVKGQHPRLRSVLYIVAGAAALAAAVGIGIFIGSSHGSITPARITQITHNGRIAPGAPSMESLPATATDGVHIFSSVIENGRAVLSQVSIANGDVLPLSIPSDIPAPSMGDLSPDGSRLLLRNHLSPESEQPLWVVPVDGGSALRVANILAHDATWMPDGDGILYAAGNQLFVTHLKDGVSTVLATLPGRAFWLRWSPDHKLLHFTIIDPLEHTTSLWELAAGGHIAQPMLPKWSSPASDCCGTWTADGKYFVFQSAHDGSDDLWRLNGKSTSNPVKITNGPLRYEAPLAARNGHRIFFLGLDTQSELLRYAADRKEFVPESNFLSLANRVDFSRDHQWVAWTDAQGRLWRARTDGTEELQLTPDAMQVFLAHWSPDGKQLALMAREPGKAWHLYSVPADGGSPQLLLKEERNAADPGWSPDGNSLVFGRVPDLMGKESGPRAIQLLDLRTHAVTMLPGSEGLFSPRWSPDGRFIAAISFDQRKLMLYDVAAKTWRLLTETSAADPVWSATSDAIYIHAFMAPTQPIYRVEVPSGKLDEVANLASFHSGEAADYFFCGITPDNVPLVRARSSTGNLYSLDLDAK, from the coding sequence ATGGTTCCGTCAATCGAGAGTCCGTCCAGAGTTACCTTTGGGCTCTTCGAGGCCGATCTGCAGACCGGCGAGCTGTGGAAGGCTGGCAAGCGGATCAAGATCCAGAGCCAGCCCTTCAAAGTGCTCTCCGCGCTGCTCGAACATCCCGGCGAGGTCGTCTCCCGCGAAGACCTGCAACTGCGTCTCTGGGGTAAAGACACCATCGTCGACTTCGAGCACTCGCTCGGCACCGCGATCAATAAGATCCGCGAAGCGCTCGGCGACGCCGCCGAAAATCCTCGCTTCATCGAGACGCTGGCTCGACGGGGCTATCGCTTCATCGCTCCGGTCAGCTATTCGGCGGCGGTCACTGCGTTGGCGAACCCGGCCGTGCTGGCTCCGTCCACGTCCGTAGAGCTGCAAGGCGTCTCCTTCGCCACGCCGGTGAAAGGCCAACATCCCCGATTGCGCAGCGTGCTCTATATAGTTGCGGGAGCAGCCGCGCTTGCCGCTGCCGTGGGCATAGGCATCTTCATCGGCAGCTCTCACGGCTCCATCACTCCGGCGCGGATCACGCAGATCACGCACAACGGCCGCATCGCCCCCGGCGCTCCCTCGATGGAGAGCCTGCCCGCCACCGCGACCGACGGCGTTCACATCTTCTCTTCGGTGATCGAAAATGGCCGCGCCGTGCTGTCGCAGGTCTCGATTGCGAATGGCGATGTGCTTCCGCTCTCCATCCCCAGCGATATCCCGGCTCCCTCGATGGGCGACCTCTCGCCCGATGGATCCCGGCTGCTGCTGCGCAACCATCTCTCGCCCGAGTCCGAACAGCCGCTGTGGGTCGTACCCGTCGATGGCGGCAGCGCGCTGCGCGTGGCCAACATTCTGGCCCACGATGCGACGTGGATGCCCGACGGCGACGGCATCCTCTACGCCGCTGGCAACCAGCTCTTTGTGACGCATCTTAAAGATGGGGTCTCGACTGTTCTTGCTACGCTACCAGGACGCGCCTTCTGGCTGCGCTGGTCGCCCGACCATAAGCTGCTGCACTTCACCATCATCGATCCTCTGGAGCACACGACATCGTTGTGGGAGCTTGCCGCCGGAGGCCACATCGCGCAGCCGATGCTGCCAAAGTGGAGCAGTCCGGCCTCCGACTGCTGCGGCACCTGGACTGCCGACGGCAAATACTTTGTCTTTCAGTCTGCGCACGACGGCAGCGACGACCTGTGGCGGCTGAACGGCAAATCCACCTCCAACCCGGTAAAGATCACCAACGGCCCGCTGCGTTACGAGGCTCCGCTGGCAGCGCGCAACGGGCATCGCATCTTCTTTCTTGGCCTCGATACACAGTCCGAGCTGCTGCGCTATGCCGCGGACCGCAAGGAGTTCGTGCCCGAGAGCAACTTCCTTTCGTTGGCTAATCGCGTGGACTTCTCGCGTGATCATCAATGGGTCGCATGGACCGATGCGCAGGGCCGCTTGTGGCGCGCCCGCACCGATGGCACGGAAGAGTTGCAGCTTACACCCGACGCCATGCAGGTCTTTCTCGCCCACTGGTCGCCGGACGGCAAGCAGCTTGCGCTGATGGCGCGTGAGCCGGGCAAGGCATGGCATCTCTACTCCGTGCCTGCCGACGGTGGCAGCCCGCAGCTTCTGCTGAAGGAAGAACGCAACGCCGCCGATCCCGGCTGGTCGCCCGATGGCAACTCGCTGGTCTTTGGCCGCGTGCCCGACCTGATGGGCAAGGAGAGCGGCCCCCGCGCCATCCAGCTTCTCGACCTTCGCACCCATGCCGTCACCATGCTGCCGGGGTCGGAGGGCCTGTTCAGTCCGCGCTGGTCGCCCGACGGCCGCTTCATCGCCGCCATCTCGTTCGATCAGCGCAAGCTGATGCTCTATGACGTTGCCGCGAAGACGTGGCGGCTGCTCACCGAGACCAGCGCCGCCGATCCGGTGTGGAGCGCCACCAGCGACGCTATCTATATCCATGCCTTCATGGCTCCCACCCAGCCCATCTATCGCGTCGAGGTGCCCAGCGGCAAGCTCGACGAGGTCGCCAACCTGGCCAGCTTCCACAGCGGCGAGGCGGCGGACTACTTCTTCTGCGGCATCACGCCGGATAACGTCCCGTTGGTGCGCGCACGCTCGTCCACGGGCAACCTGTACTCGCTCGATCTGGACGCGAAATAG